In Microvirga sp. 17 mud 1-3, the genomic window CGTTCACGATCGCCGTCCTGGCGCGACTCGAAGGGCTGCGGCTGGGAGCCGAGATCCCCGTCCTCGCCATTGGCGTAGGGCTGGCGGTCATTGGCCGTGAAGCCCTCGTCCTCGCCATCCTCGTCATAGGGACGCTGCTGATAGCCGTACTGCTCGCGCAGCTGCTCCTGGGCGGCTGCGATGATGCGGAAATAGTGCTCCGCATGCTGGAAGTAGTTCTCGGCCGCCACCGGGTCGCCGCTCGCAGTCGCGTCGCGGGCCAGCTGGCTGTATTTCTCGGCGATATGCTGCGCGGTGCCGCGGATTTTCACGTCCGGACCGTTCGATTCATAGCTCCGGGTCAGGGGATTGGGCCCCTTGTTGCCGTTGCGGTTACGACCGCGCATGCGCCTGTTCTGTCCTGGTCTCATTCTGGTCTACGACCCTCGCTGGTTCTTCAAGCCCACGCGATGCAAGCCTATCTCTCACCGAACGGGCTCAAGCCCACCGTTCGCGTGGAAACCGTCTGTCGTTAAGCCATAGCTTTCAAAGCCTTGGCCATCCTTCAGTGTCGGGTTCAAGTGATCGCGCCTGGCTGTTCAAATTGCCCCTGCCTGCGCGATTGATATCGTTTGGTCTCCGGCATTCGCCCGTTGGGGTTTCACCGATTTATGTCGACCGAGGACGATCTCTGAACCCGAATCTAGCGGGTTCCGCCCCGTCCAACAAGCGATATTTCAGTCTTTATCCCCTGCCGGAACGGAAAACGTCCTCCCATGGGATCGTGTCCGTTTCAGGGCAATGCAGCGGGTGTTACCTGATAGATCGTGCGCCAGGCGCAAAGTTTCAAGGCCAGAGGCCGCGGCCAGATGGCTGACTGACTCCCCCTGATCGTAGCCGATCTCGAACACCATCAGGCCATCCGGCGCGAGAAGGCGGTCTGCCTCGCCGAGCAGGACACGGTAGGGTTCGAGACCATCCGGGCCACCGTCGAGGGCAAGGCGTGGATCGTGCTCCCGTACCTCCCGATCGAGGGTTCCGACCACCTCCGAGGCGATATAGGGCGGGTTCGACACCACGAGCTCGAAAGGGCCCTTGAGGCAGTCGGCCCAGTTCCCGACGACGAAAGAGGCCCGGTCTCCGACGCCGTTCGCTCGGGCATTCTCCCGCGCCATCCGGGCCGCTCCTTCGGCAAGATCGACACCGATGCCCCAGGCCCGAGGCAGCTCGTGAAGGAGAGCCGTCAGGATCGCGCCTGAGCCCGTCCCGAAATCGACGATCCGGAGGGGCGCCTGCCGGTCCGGCAGTAGCGCAAGGGCGGTCTCGATGACCGTCTCAGTGTCCGGGCGCGGCACTAGGGTGTCGGCGGACAGGCGGAAGGGCATGCCCCAGAATTCCCGCTCGCCGAGGATCCGCGCCACGGGCTCACGGGCGAGGCGGCGGCGGGCGAAGTCTGCCAGGATTTCGGCCTCCCGCTCGGTCAGGAGCGCCTCGGGCCGCATCACCAGCTCCGCCGGAGAGATACCGAGAGCCGCGAGAAGCAGCAGGCGGGCATCGAGGGCCGGATTCTCGATCCCGCCCTCGGCCAGGCTGTGCCTGAGCCGGGCAAGCGCTTGGGCGCGGGTGATGGAGGCCGGATCAGGCGGGGAGGTCGAATCTCTGCTCATCGCTTTGGGCCGTCATCCCTTCCCTGATTATCTTCGGGGTACGCTGCCGGAGGCATCTACAGGGGGGTTACGCCCGCTCCGGCGAGAGTGCAAACCGTTGCGTATCCTGCCCCGTCATTCCGGGGCCGCGTAAGCGGAGCCCGGGACCCATAACCACCAGCGTCTCAGAATAGAGAACCAGGAGAGCCGCTGCGTCCTATTCGTGAAGCTCAGCGGTTATGGGTTCCGGGCCTGGTCCTCCGGACCATCCCGGAATGACGTTGGGAAAAAGGCTCGTCAGGCCGCCTCGTCCTGGGCGGCGAGTTGGGCCGCCTGGTGCTCGGTCACCAGGGCGTCGATCAGCTCGTCCAGGGCATTGCCGGCCAGGATCTCCTCAAGCCGGTAGAGCGTGAGGTTGATGCGGTGGTCGGTCACGCGCCCCTGCGGAAAGTTGTAGGTGCGGATGCGCTCCGAGCGGTCGCCGGAACCCACCTGGGACTTGCGGTCGGCCGCGCGGGCCGCGTCCTTGGCGGTGCGCTCGGCGTCATAGAGCCGGGCCTTGAGCAGGGCGAGCGCCCGGGCTCGGTTCTTGTGCTGGGAGCGCTCGTCCTGCACGAAAACCACGGTGCCCGTGGGGATATGGGTGATGCGGATGGCCGATTCTGTCTTGTTCACGTGCTGGCCGCCGGCACCCTGAGCCCGCATGGTGTCGATCTTCAGGTCAGCCTCGTTGATCGCGATATCCACATCCTCGGCTTCCGGCAGCACCGCCACGGTGGCCGCGGAGGTATGGATGCGCCCTTGCGTCTCCGTATCGGGCACCCGCTGGACCCGGTGGACGCCGCTCTCGAACTTGAGCCGGGCGAAGACCCCGCGTCCCTTCACCTCGGCCACGACCTCCTTGTAGCCGCCCGCCGTGCCCTCGCTCTCGGACACGATTTCGACCTTCCAGCCCTTCAGGTCAGCATAGCGGGTATACATGCGCAGGAGGTCCCCGGCGAAGAGAGCCGCCTCGTCGCCGCCGGTGCCGGCGCGGATTTCGAGGATGGCGCTCTTCTCGTCCGCCTCGTCCTTGGGCAGCAGCATGAGGCGCAGGCCCTGGGCGGCATTTTCCAGCTCCTCCCGGGCCCGGGGCAGCTCCTCGCCCGCGAGGGCCCGCATCTCAGGGTCGGAATCCTCCAGCATGGCCTCGAGCCCCGAGAGGTTGTCCTCCATGGAGCGGTAGGTTTTGATCGCCGCCACCACGTCGTCGAGTTCGGACAATTCGCGCGAGAGCGACACGATGGTCTCGGCATCGGTCGCGGCATTGAGCGTCGCCGTCACGATGTCGTGACGGGCCAGGATGGCGTCCAGGCGATCAGAGGGAGGCGATATCGACATCAGATCGGAATACCATGACTTTCCGCGAATTCGAGAAGCTTGGGCCGCAACGTATCGCCGCCCCCGCAATGCTCCAGCTCCTCACGGATGAAGGCGCCGAGGCGGCCCGCATCGAGGGCCAGCAGCATGGCCTTCACGGGGCCGATGGCGGCGGGAGACATGGACAGGGACCGGAAGCCGAGGCCGATCAGGGTCATGGCCTCGAGGGGACGTCCGCCGATCTCGCCGCAGACGGTCAGCTGGCAGTCCGTCGAGGCGGCCTCGTCCACCACCATCTTGAGGGCCCGCAGCATGGGCGGGCTCAAGGGGTCGAACCGGTCCGCAACCCGGCGGTTCTCCCGGTCGCTCGCGAAGAGGAACTGCATCAGGTCGTTGGAGCCGATGGACAGGAAATCGGCGACTGCGCAGATCTCCTTGAGCTGGAACAGTAGGGAGGGCACTTCCAGCATGGCCCCGAGCTTCAGGTCGCTCGGCAGGGTATAGCCGTGGCGCGACAGATGGGCCTTTTCCCGCTCGACGATCCGCTTCGCCCGGATGAACTCGTCGCAGGTCGCGATCATCGGGAACATGATCTTCAGGGGATGCCCGCCGGCGGCCTTCAAAAGCGCGCGAATCTGCACCCGCAGCAGGCCCGGCCGGTCGAGCCCGATGCGGATGGCGCGCCAGCCTAAGGCGGGATTCTCCTCCTCGATGGCGTTCATGTAGGGCAGGATCTTGTCGCCGCCGATATCGAGGGTCCGGAAGGTCACCGGCAGGTCGCCCACCGCCGCCACCACGGCGCTGTAGAGGGATTGCTGCTCGGTCGCAGTCGGCATCCGCTCCGCGATCATGAACTGCAGTTCCGTGCGGAACAGGCCGACGCCTTCCGCGCCGGTCTCGGCCAGGTGCGGCAGGTCCACCAGGAGGCCCGCATTGAGCTGCAGGGTGATCGGGACGCCGTCCGTCGTGACGGCCGGCACGTCGCGGAGCTTGAGATACTGCTCCTGCCGGCGGGCACGCAGGCGCGCCTTTTCGGCATAGGCCGCTTCCACGTCCGGAGTAGGACGGATCTGCACCTCGCCGGCCGCCCCGTCCACGATGATGGCGTCGCCCTGCTCGGTGAGCGATGTGGCGTTCGCCACCTCACCCACGGCCGGAATTCCGAGCGCCCTCGCCACGATGGCGATGTGGCTGGTCGGCCCGCCCTCTTCGAGGACGAGGCCGCGCAGGCGCGAGCGGTCGTAATCGAGGAGCGCCGCCGGTCCCATGGAGCGGGCCACGAGGATGGCATTGTCCGGCAGGGAGCCCCGCTCGGCCACAAGATCCCGCCCCACGAGGCGGTGCAGCAGCCGGTTGGCGAGGTCGTCCAGATCGTGGAGGCGCTCGCGCAGATAGGGA contains:
- the prfA gene encoding peptide chain release factor 1, producing MSISPPSDRLDAILARHDIVTATLNAATDAETIVSLSRELSELDDVVAAIKTYRSMEDNLSGLEAMLEDSDPEMRALAGEELPRAREELENAAQGLRLMLLPKDEADEKSAILEIRAGTGGDEAALFAGDLLRMYTRYADLKGWKVEIVSESEGTAGGYKEVVAEVKGRGVFARLKFESGVHRVQRVPDTETQGRIHTSAATVAVLPEAEDVDIAINEADLKIDTMRAQGAGGQHVNKTESAIRITHIPTGTVVFVQDERSQHKNRARALALLKARLYDAERTAKDAARAADRKSQVGSGDRSERIRTYNFPQGRVTDHRINLTLYRLEEILAGNALDELIDALVTEHQAAQLAAQDEAA
- the prmC gene encoding peptide chain release factor N(5)-glutamine methyltransferase; this translates as MSRDSTSPPDPASITRAQALARLRHSLAEGGIENPALDARLLLLAALGISPAELVMRPEALLTEREAEILADFARRRLAREPVARILGEREFWGMPFRLSADTLVPRPDTETVIETALALLPDRQAPLRIVDFGTGSGAILTALLHELPRAWGIGVDLAEGAARMARENARANGVGDRASFVVGNWADCLKGPFELVVSNPPYIASEVVGTLDREVREHDPRLALDGGPDGLEPYRVLLGEADRLLAPDGLMVFEIGYDQGESVSHLAAASGLETLRLAHDLSGNTRCIALKRTRSHGRTFSVPAGDKD
- the ptsP gene encoding phosphoenolpyruvate--protein phosphotransferase, whose protein sequence is MPSAPGGPRLLLRRLREIMAEPVGAQDRLDKIVVLIAANMVAEVCSVYVMRGDGMLELFATEGLNREAVHRTTMRSGEGLVGLIAATAEPLSLSDAQSHPAFSYKPETGEEIYHAFLGVPLLRAGNTLGVLVVQNRTHRIYAEEEIEALQTTAMVLAEMIAAGELQALAPVETGIALRRPVHSKGTALADGVGLGYVVPHEPRVVVRNLIAENVEAELQRLEHAIAEVRTSIDELIERGDVAHHGEHREVLETFRMFAHDQGWLRRMREAVISGLTAEAAVERVQSDNRARMQRQMDPYLRERLHDLDDLANRLLHRLVGRDLVAERGSLPDNAILVARSMGPAALLDYDRSRLRGLVLEEGGPTSHIAIVARALGIPAVGEVANATSLTEQGDAIIVDGAAGEVQIRPTPDVEAAYAEKARLRARRQEQYLKLRDVPAVTTDGVPITLQLNAGLLVDLPHLAETGAEGVGLFRTELQFMIAERMPTATEQQSLYSAVVAAVGDLPVTFRTLDIGGDKILPYMNAIEEENPALGWRAIRIGLDRPGLLRVQIRALLKAAGGHPLKIMFPMIATCDEFIRAKRIVEREKAHLSRHGYTLPSDLKLGAMLEVPSLLFQLKEICAVADFLSIGSNDLMQFLFASDRENRRVADRFDPLSPPMLRALKMVVDEAASTDCQLTVCGEIGGRPLEAMTLIGLGFRSLSMSPAAIGPVKAMLLALDAGRLGAFIREELEHCGGGDTLRPKLLEFAESHGIPI